The following coding sequences are from one Loxodonta africana isolate mLoxAfr1 chromosome 18, mLoxAfr1.hap2, whole genome shotgun sequence window:
- the SCARF1 gene encoding scavenger receptor class F member 1 isoform X1 yields the protein MGLRLLLLLLLFWTQGTQGSKLDPNGRHVCVASSPSAELQCCPGWRQEDAECTIPICEGLDACQEHEVCVKPGLCRCKPGFFGAQCSSRCPGQYWGPDCRESCPCHPHGRCEPATGACHCQADRWGDRCEFACACGPHGRCDPATGACHCEPGWWATTCHRPCQCNLAAARCDPVTGTCLCEPGWWGRRCSFRCVCHGSPCEQGSGRCTCRPGWWGPGCRERCLCVRGRCSATSGQCACPPGFHGERCELQCPAGRYGAQCEDSCGHCKQNKPCAPDTGSCESCKPGWNGTRCHQPCPPGTFGESCRQQCPRCQFGESCQPDTGHCHRCDPGWQGPRCEEPCPPGTFGKDCGFTCPTCIQGTCDAVTGDCVCSAGFWGPSCNTSCPSGFHGDNCSVPCQCQEGPCHPVSGACQHGLHGQDAALIAGILVPLLLLLLGIACCAYCCWAARMDPKDRSTTDGATVSRVKLQVWGALTSLGSVLPCGSLSSHKLPWVTVSHHDPEIPFNHSFIEPPSAGWASDDSFSSDPESGEEDEGPAYCVPPQEGMAPVAQVESPEASLATGPFPPPEDASTPFAIPRTSSLARAKRPSVSFAEGTKFAPQSRRSSGELSSPLRKPKRLSRAAQPGPEGQEAEESTDPEPAETDKAPSGAASPRDSAIGRRQHPLGGRTVAERVEAIEGSVQENSGPVTTIYMLAGTPRGSEGPVRSVLRRFGSFQKGQSEPKVKSAIPKPPRRALSRNKGSPGLASGCASQSPGSAPYEELTGALESVRARPGEVARGLGDGIESPGRTQELAPAGALPEQAPQKLAEEEGQEEPQYENVAPISGPSEP from the exons ATGGGACTGAGGCtactgctcctgctgctgctgttctGGACTCAGGGGACCCAGGGGTCCAAGCTGGACCCCAATGGGCGGCACGTCTGTGTGGCCAGCAG CCCCTCTGCTGAGCTCCAGTGCTGCCCAGGCTGGAGACAGGAAGATGCAGAATGCACCATCC CCATCTGTGAGGGGCTGGACGCCTGCCAGGAACACGAGGTGTGTGTGAAACCAGGCCTCTGTCGATGCAAACCTGGATTCTTCGGGGCCCAGTGCAGCTCCC GCTGCCCAGGCCAATACTGGGGCCCCGACTGCCGTGAGAGCTGCCCGTGCCACCCGCACGGCCGGTGTGAGCCGGCCACGGGCGCGTGTCACTGCCAAGCCGACCGCTGGGGCGACCGCTGCGAGTTCGCGTGCGCCTGCGGCCCCCATGGGCGCTGCGACCCTGCGACGGGCGCGTGCCACTGCGAGCCAGGTTGGTGGGCGACCACGTGCCACCGCCCGTGCCAGTGCAACCTAGCGGCGGCGCGCTGCGACCCTGTCACTGGCACCTGCCTGTGCGAACCGGGCTGGTGGGGCCGCCGTTGCAGCTTCCGCTGCGTCTGCCACGGCTCGCCGTGCGAGCAAGGGTCGGGCCGCTGCACCTGCCGGCCGGGCTGGTGGGGCCCCGGGTGCCGGGAGCGGTGCTTGTGCGTGCGCGGCCGCTGCAGCGCCACCTCGGGCCAGTGCGCGTGCCCTCCCGGCTTCCACGGCGAGCGCTGCGAGCTGCAGTGCCCCGCAGGCCGCTACGGGGCGCAGTGCGAGGACAG CTGTGGCCACTGCAAGCAGAATAAGCCATGTGCTCCAGACACGGGCAGCTGTGAGTCCTGCAAGCCAGGCTGGAATGGAACCCGGTGCCACCAGCCCTGCCCACCGGGCACCTTTGGCGAGAGCTGCAGGCAGCAGTGCCCCCGCTGCCAGTTTGGGGAATCCTGTCAGCCAGATACGGGGCACTGTCACCGCTGTGACCCTGGCTGGCAGGGCCCCAG GTGTGAagagccctgcccacctggcacCTTTGGGAAGGACTGTGGCTTCACCTGCCCCACCTGTATTCAGGGGACCTGTGATGCCGTGACTGGGGACTGTGTCTGCAGTGCCGGCTTCTGGGGGCCCAG CTGTAACACTTCCTGCCCATCCGGCTTCCATGGAGACAACTGCTCAGTCCCTTGCCAATGCCAAGAGGGGCCCTGCCACCCTGTCTCTGGGGCCTGCCAGCATG gccTTCACGGTCAGGATGCTGCCCTCATCGCGGGCATCCTGGTGCCTCTGTTGCTGCTCCTCCTGGGCATTGCCTGCTGTGCCTACTGCTGCTGGGCTGCCCGCATGGACCCCAAGGACAG GTCTACAACAGATGGAGCCACCGTGTCCAGGGTGAAGCTGCAGGTGTGGGGGGCACTGACCAGCCTGGGCTCTGTGCTGCCCTGTGGCTCCCTCAGCAGCCACAAGCTACCTTGGGTGACAG TCTCACACCACGACCCTGAGATCCCCTTCAACCACAGCTTCATTGAACCACCCTCTGCCGGTTGGGCCTCCGACGACTCCTTCTCTTCTGATCCTGAGTCTGGAGAGGAGGATGAGGGTcctgcctactgtgtgccacccCAAGAAG GGATGGCCCCTGTGGCCCAAGTAGAGTCACCAGAGGCCAGCCTGGCTACAGGCCCCTTCCCTCCCCCTGAGGATGCCTCCACACCATTCGCCATCCCACGCACCTCCAGCCTAGCCCGGGCCAAGCGGCCATCAGTCTCCTTTGCTGAAGGTACCAAGTTTGCGCCACAGAGTCGCCGGAGCTCAGGGGAGCTCTCCAGTCCCCTCCGAAAGCCTAAGAGGCTCTCTCGGGCAGCCCAGCCAGGTCCTGAGGGCCAGGAGGCTGAGGAATCCACAGACCCAGAGCCAGCAGAAACGGACAAGGCCCCTTCTGGTGCTGCCAGCCCCAGGGACTCAGCCATTGGCCGCCGGCAGCATCCACTTGGAGGCCGAACCGTGGCTGAACGTGTGGAAGCCATTGAGGGCAGTGTGCAGGAGAACTCAGGCCCAGTGACCACCATCTACATGCTGGCAGGGACACCTCGGGGATCTGAGGGGCCTGTCCGGTCTGTCCTGCGCCGTTTTGGTAGTTTCCAGAAAGGCCAGTCAGAGCCCAAGGTCAAGAGTGCCATCCCCAAGCCTCCACGCAGAGCCCTGAGTCGGAACAAGGGCAGCCCTGGGCTGGCCTCTGGCTGTGCTAGCCAGAGTCCTGGCTCAGCCCCGTATGAGGAGCTCACGGGGGCCTTGGAGTCTGTGAGAGCCAGGCCAGGAGAAGTGGCCAGGGGGCTGGGAGATGGCATTGAGAGCCCGGGGAGGACCCAGGAGCTGGCCCCTGCGGGTGCCCTCCCAGAACAGGCTCCCCAGAAGCTGGCTGAAGAGGAAGGGCAGGAGGAACCCCAGTATGAGAATGTTGCACCCATCTCTGGGCCATCAGAGCCCTGA
- the SCARF1 gene encoding scavenger receptor class F member 1 isoform X2, giving the protein MGGTSVWPAAICEGLDACQEHEVCVKPGLCRCKPGFFGAQCSSRCPGQYWGPDCRESCPCHPHGRCEPATGACHCQADRWGDRCEFACACGPHGRCDPATGACHCEPGWWATTCHRPCQCNLAAARCDPVTGTCLCEPGWWGRRCSFRCVCHGSPCEQGSGRCTCRPGWWGPGCRERCLCVRGRCSATSGQCACPPGFHGERCELQCPAGRYGAQCEDSCGHCKQNKPCAPDTGSCESCKPGWNGTRCHQPCPPGTFGESCRQQCPRCQFGESCQPDTGHCHRCDPGWQGPRCEEPCPPGTFGKDCGFTCPTCIQGTCDAVTGDCVCSAGFWGPSCNTSCPSGFHGDNCSVPCQCQEGPCHPVSGACQHGLHGQDAALIAGILVPLLLLLLGIACCAYCCWAARMDPKDRSTTDGATVSRVKLQVWGALTSLGSVLPCGSLSSHKLPWVTVSHHDPEIPFNHSFIEPPSAGWASDDSFSSDPESGEEDEGPAYCVPPQEGMAPVAQVESPEASLATGPFPPPEDASTPFAIPRTSSLARAKRPSVSFAEGTKFAPQSRRSSGELSSPLRKPKRLSRAAQPGPEGQEAEESTDPEPAETDKAPSGAASPRDSAIGRRQHPLGGRTVAERVEAIEGSVQENSGPVTTIYMLAGTPRGSEGPVRSVLRRFGSFQKGQSEPKVKSAIPKPPRRALSRNKGSPGLASGCASQSPGSAPYEELTGALESVRARPGEVARGLGDGIESPGRTQELAPAGALPEQAPQKLAEEEGQEEPQYENVAPISGPSEP; this is encoded by the exons ATGGGCGGCACGTCTGTGTGGCCAGCAG CCATCTGTGAGGGGCTGGACGCCTGCCAGGAACACGAGGTGTGTGTGAAACCAGGCCTCTGTCGATGCAAACCTGGATTCTTCGGGGCCCAGTGCAGCTCCC GCTGCCCAGGCCAATACTGGGGCCCCGACTGCCGTGAGAGCTGCCCGTGCCACCCGCACGGCCGGTGTGAGCCGGCCACGGGCGCGTGTCACTGCCAAGCCGACCGCTGGGGCGACCGCTGCGAGTTCGCGTGCGCCTGCGGCCCCCATGGGCGCTGCGACCCTGCGACGGGCGCGTGCCACTGCGAGCCAGGTTGGTGGGCGACCACGTGCCACCGCCCGTGCCAGTGCAACCTAGCGGCGGCGCGCTGCGACCCTGTCACTGGCACCTGCCTGTGCGAACCGGGCTGGTGGGGCCGCCGTTGCAGCTTCCGCTGCGTCTGCCACGGCTCGCCGTGCGAGCAAGGGTCGGGCCGCTGCACCTGCCGGCCGGGCTGGTGGGGCCCCGGGTGCCGGGAGCGGTGCTTGTGCGTGCGCGGCCGCTGCAGCGCCACCTCGGGCCAGTGCGCGTGCCCTCCCGGCTTCCACGGCGAGCGCTGCGAGCTGCAGTGCCCCGCAGGCCGCTACGGGGCGCAGTGCGAGGACAG CTGTGGCCACTGCAAGCAGAATAAGCCATGTGCTCCAGACACGGGCAGCTGTGAGTCCTGCAAGCCAGGCTGGAATGGAACCCGGTGCCACCAGCCCTGCCCACCGGGCACCTTTGGCGAGAGCTGCAGGCAGCAGTGCCCCCGCTGCCAGTTTGGGGAATCCTGTCAGCCAGATACGGGGCACTGTCACCGCTGTGACCCTGGCTGGCAGGGCCCCAG GTGTGAagagccctgcccacctggcacCTTTGGGAAGGACTGTGGCTTCACCTGCCCCACCTGTATTCAGGGGACCTGTGATGCCGTGACTGGGGACTGTGTCTGCAGTGCCGGCTTCTGGGGGCCCAG CTGTAACACTTCCTGCCCATCCGGCTTCCATGGAGACAACTGCTCAGTCCCTTGCCAATGCCAAGAGGGGCCCTGCCACCCTGTCTCTGGGGCCTGCCAGCATG gccTTCACGGTCAGGATGCTGCCCTCATCGCGGGCATCCTGGTGCCTCTGTTGCTGCTCCTCCTGGGCATTGCCTGCTGTGCCTACTGCTGCTGGGCTGCCCGCATGGACCCCAAGGACAG GTCTACAACAGATGGAGCCACCGTGTCCAGGGTGAAGCTGCAGGTGTGGGGGGCACTGACCAGCCTGGGCTCTGTGCTGCCCTGTGGCTCCCTCAGCAGCCACAAGCTACCTTGGGTGACAG TCTCACACCACGACCCTGAGATCCCCTTCAACCACAGCTTCATTGAACCACCCTCTGCCGGTTGGGCCTCCGACGACTCCTTCTCTTCTGATCCTGAGTCTGGAGAGGAGGATGAGGGTcctgcctactgtgtgccacccCAAGAAG GGATGGCCCCTGTGGCCCAAGTAGAGTCACCAGAGGCCAGCCTGGCTACAGGCCCCTTCCCTCCCCCTGAGGATGCCTCCACACCATTCGCCATCCCACGCACCTCCAGCCTAGCCCGGGCCAAGCGGCCATCAGTCTCCTTTGCTGAAGGTACCAAGTTTGCGCCACAGAGTCGCCGGAGCTCAGGGGAGCTCTCCAGTCCCCTCCGAAAGCCTAAGAGGCTCTCTCGGGCAGCCCAGCCAGGTCCTGAGGGCCAGGAGGCTGAGGAATCCACAGACCCAGAGCCAGCAGAAACGGACAAGGCCCCTTCTGGTGCTGCCAGCCCCAGGGACTCAGCCATTGGCCGCCGGCAGCATCCACTTGGAGGCCGAACCGTGGCTGAACGTGTGGAAGCCATTGAGGGCAGTGTGCAGGAGAACTCAGGCCCAGTGACCACCATCTACATGCTGGCAGGGACACCTCGGGGATCTGAGGGGCCTGTCCGGTCTGTCCTGCGCCGTTTTGGTAGTTTCCAGAAAGGCCAGTCAGAGCCCAAGGTCAAGAGTGCCATCCCCAAGCCTCCACGCAGAGCCCTGAGTCGGAACAAGGGCAGCCCTGGGCTGGCCTCTGGCTGTGCTAGCCAGAGTCCTGGCTCAGCCCCGTATGAGGAGCTCACGGGGGCCTTGGAGTCTGTGAGAGCCAGGCCAGGAGAAGTGGCCAGGGGGCTGGGAGATGGCATTGAGAGCCCGGGGAGGACCCAGGAGCTGGCCCCTGCGGGTGCCCTCCCAGAACAGGCTCCCCAGAAGCTGGCTGAAGAGGAAGGGCAGGAGGAACCCCAGTATGAGAATGTTGCACCCATCTCTGGGCCATCAGAGCCCTGA